A section of the Chryseobacterium ginsenosidimutans genome encodes:
- a CDS encoding sugar O-acetyltransferase — protein sequence MSNSQDIFNAQSIQKDIFERLKSGKPVHHSDSEYFKINDVATRTLKLSQQLNSSDNTDAVRNFLSEIIGYEIDDSTIIFPPFYTNFGKFISIGKNVFINHACSFLDMGGITIEDDVLIGPKVNLITENHPINPNERQALLTKPILIKRKAWVGAGVTILPGVTVGENSIVAAGAVVSKDVPDNTIVGGVPAKIIKEISNEEF from the coding sequence ATGTCAAATTCACAAGATATTTTCAATGCTCAATCGATTCAGAAAGATATTTTTGAACGGTTAAAATCAGGTAAGCCAGTTCATCATAGCGATTCTGAATATTTCAAAATTAATGATGTTGCTACAAGAACTTTAAAACTTTCTCAGCAACTAAATTCTTCCGATAACACCGACGCTGTCCGGAATTTTTTAAGTGAAATCATTGGATACGAAATTGATGACTCTACAATAATATTTCCACCATTTTATACTAATTTCGGAAAGTTCATCAGCATCGGAAAAAATGTATTCATCAATCATGCCTGTTCATTTCTGGATATGGGTGGAATCACTATAGAAGATGATGTTTTGATTGGTCCGAAAGTCAATCTCATTACAGAAAATCACCCGATAAATCCCAACGAAAGACAAGCATTACTTACAAAACCGATTCTCATCAAAAGAAAAGCATGGGTTGGTGCGGGAGTAACCATTCTGCCCGGAGTTACGGTCGGTGAAAATTCAATCGTTGCAGCTGGAGCTGTAGTCTCAAAAGATGTACCGGATAATACGATTGTCGGTGGAGTTCCTGCGAAGATCATAAAAGAAATAAGTAATGAAGAATTTTAA
- a CDS encoding helix-turn-helix domain-containing protein, which produces MKEKVKRVISEFNNELKLQGFKAFKIEQDTADTRTYSRKEFYKICLTTGKSKIHYSDKTFEQEGTILFFGNPHIPYSWETISTNYVGYTILFSAEFFKNSERSESLQQSLFFKIGGTPVLKLTSEQRDFLNTIFQKMITEQESDYVYKDELIRNYISLIIHESLKMEPSENYEQNKNAASRLSSVFLELLERQFPIETIQNPLQLRTAQHYAQHLNVHINYLNRAVKEVTGKSTTTHITERIITEAKALLQHTDWSISEIAYALGFEYPTYFNNFFKKVTGTNPKSFRLTEV; this is translated from the coding sequence ATGAAAGAAAAGGTAAAAAGAGTTATTTCCGAGTTTAATAACGAATTGAAGCTTCAGGGATTCAAAGCATTTAAAATTGAACAGGACACTGCTGACACGCGAACATACAGCAGAAAGGAGTTCTATAAGATCTGCCTTACAACTGGCAAGAGCAAGATTCATTATTCAGATAAAACTTTTGAGCAGGAAGGGACGATTCTCTTTTTTGGAAATCCGCATATTCCATATTCCTGGGAGACAATTTCAACTAATTATGTGGGCTATACGATTTTGTTTTCTGCAGAGTTTTTTAAGAATTCTGAACGGTCAGAAAGTTTGCAGCAATCATTGTTTTTTAAGATCGGAGGTACACCTGTTTTAAAACTTACATCTGAACAGAGAGATTTCTTAAATACCATTTTCCAGAAAATGATTACTGAGCAAGAGAGTGATTATGTGTATAAAGATGAGCTGATTCGCAATTACATCAGTCTCATTATCCACGAATCTCTTAAGATGGAACCTTCTGAAAATTATGAGCAGAATAAAAATGCAGCGTCCAGACTTTCGTCTGTTTTTCTAGAACTGCTGGAAAGACAATTTCCTATTGAAACAATACAAAATCCACTTCAATTAAGAACTGCACAACATTATGCACAACATCTCAACGTACATATCAATTATCTGAACCGTGCAGTAAAAGAAGTTACCGGAAAATCTACAACAACGCATATCACCGAGCGAATTATTACTGAAGCAAAGGCTCTTTTGCAGCATACCGACTGGAGTATTTCAGAAATCGCTTATGCACTTGGATTTGAATATCCAACATATTTTAATAATTTCTTTAAAAAAGTAACAGGAACCAATCCTAAATCCTTTCGTCTGACAGAAGTTTGA